Proteins from one Sphingomonas sp. HF-S4 genomic window:
- a CDS encoding GlsB/YeaQ/YmgE family stress response membrane protein gives MGIIMWLIVGGVIGWLASIIMRTDGQQGIFLNIVVGIVGSFLGGLLLARGDINDAPLTVTTFLVSLIGAVVLLAIVNLVRRGRVR, from the coding sequence ATGGGTATCATCATGTGGCTCATTGTGGGCGGCGTCATCGGCTGGCTCGCGAGCATCATCATGCGCACCGACGGCCAGCAGGGCATCTTTCTCAATATCGTGGTTGGCATTGTCGGGTCCTTCCTAGGTGGGCTGCTTCTCGCGCGCGGCGACATCAATGACGCGCCGCTAACGGTGACGACCTTCCTCGTCTCGCTCATCGGCGCTGTCGTCCTGCTAGCGATCGTCAACCTCGTCCGGCGCGGCCGCGTGCGCTAA